One stretch of Hevea brasiliensis isolate MT/VB/25A 57/8 chromosome 12, ASM3005281v1, whole genome shotgun sequence DNA includes these proteins:
- the LOC110669765 gene encoding uncharacterized protein LOC110669765, translating to MGAKGHSQSRFMWIVTIPIKVLGKARDLYVKSMTGCAARASYGHSMSMPHGQLPKSYSMGSSMSNDYDDYRELIRAASVRSLGHKNEIDMLMQQSKQLPKSCSVGMGFMGRIDEAASEEEGSSHGANKKAAKAELYPRSRSYAVAKTSVAF from the coding sequence ATGGGGGCCAAAGGGCATAGCCAGAGCAGGTTCATGTGGATCGTAACGATCCCAATAAAAGTATTGGGCAAAGCCAGGGATCTCTACGTGAAGAGCATGACAGGGTGCGCTGCGAGAGCCAGTTATGGCCACTCCATGTCGATGCCACACGGTCAATTGCCCAAGAGTTATAGTATGGGGTCATCCATGTCCAACGACTATGACGATTACAGAGAGCTTATAAGGGCTGCATCCGTGAGGAGCCTTGGTCATAAAAATGAAATTGACATGTTAATGCAGCAATCGAAACAGTTGCCCAAGAGTTGCAGTGTTGGGATGGGATTCATGGGAAGGATTGACGAGGCAGCATCTGAAGAAGAAGGTAGTAGCCATGGTGCAAATAAGAAAGCAGCAAAGGCAGAGTTGTATCCTCGAAGCAGAAGCTATGCTGTAGCCAAAACAAGTGTTGCCTTTTGA
- the LOC110669809 gene encoding ABSCISIC ACID-INSENSITIVE 5-like protein 2 produces MGMQTMGSQCDGSSDGKQTQFQPLARQNSMYGLTLDEVQDHLGDLGKPLSSMNLDELLKNVWTVEANQSMGIEVEGTQLANQTALQRQASLSLTSALSKKTVDEVWRDIQQSKNNGEKKSRERQPTLGEMTLEDFLVKAGVVAEASLEKKDGDPVLGVDTNIGPQFPQQQGQWMQYPHPQYQHPQQNMMGVYMPAQPMPQPLHVGAGAVMDVSYPENQVPLPLPSPLMGTLSDVQTLTRKRGTPEDMMEKTVERRQKRMIKNRESAARSRARKQAYTNELENKVSRLEEENERLRKRKELEKMLPCVPIPEPKYQLRRTTSAPF; encoded by the coding sequence ATGGGAATGCAGACAATGGGATCTCAATGTGATGGTAGCAGTGATGGAAAGCAGACTCAGTTCCAGCCGCTGGCACGGCAAAATTCCATGTATGGTCTAACTTTGGATGAGGTTCAAGATCATTTAGGTGACCTTGGGAAACCTTTGAGCAGCATGAACCTGGATGAACTGCTCAAGAATGTATGGACAGTtgaggctaaccaatccatgggtATTGAAGTTGAGGGCACGCAATTGGCCAATCAAACTGCTTTGCAGCGTCAGGCAAGCTTATCATTAACTAGTGCTCTGAGCAAGAAGACTGTTGATGAGGTCTGGAGAGACATTCAACAAAGTAAAAACAATGGGGAAAAGAAGTCGAGGGAACGGCAGCCTACTTTGGGAGAGATGACTTTAGAGGATTTCTTGGTAAAAGCCGGAGTTGTTGCTGAAGCATCCTTGGAGAAAAAGGATGGTGATCCTGTTCTTGGGGTGGATACAAATATAGGACCACAGTTCCCACAACAACAAGGTCAATGGATGCAATACCCGCATCCGCAGTATCAGCATCCTCAACAAAATATGATGGGAGTTTATATGCCAGCTCAGCCAATGCCTCAACCACTTCATGTGGGGGCAGGTGCTGTAATGGATGTTTCGTACCCTGAGAATCAAGTGCCCTTACCTTTACCTTCACCTTTGATGGGAACATTATCGGATGTACAGACACTTACAAGGAAAAGAGGCACGCCAGAGGATATGATGGAGAAGACTGTGGAGAGGAGGCAGAAGAGGATGATCAAGAACCGGGAATCAGCTGCCCGTTCACGGGCAAGAAAGCAGGCTTACACAAATGAGCTTGAGAACAAAGTTTCTCGCctggaagaagaaaatgaaaggcTGAGGAAACGAAAGGAGCTGGAAAAGATGTTGCCTTGTGTCCCCATTCCTGAACCAAAATATCAGCTTCGCAGAACAACTTCAGCCCCATTCTAA